A section of the Dehalobacter sp. DCM genome encodes:
- a CDS encoding helix-turn-helix transcriptional regulator, with product MELSNIDRLGSILKTARKIKGLTREQLAEIINITPRYLMSIENENKKPSYDVLFRLVRELGISADTIFYPENQHPNTKVEQLVRSLYLCDERDLKIATATIQALIDNK from the coding sequence TATCCTTAAGACTGCCCGAAAAATCAAAGGACTTACACGGGAACAATTAGCTGAAATTATAAACATAACACCTCGCTATCTCATGTCAATTGAGAATGAAAATAAGAAACCGAGCTATGATGTCCTGTTCCGACTTGTCCGGGAACTGGGCATATCTGCTGATACAATCTTTTATCCCGAAAACCAACATCCTAATACTAAGGTAGAGCAACTCGTACGATCATTATATCTATGCGACGAACGGGATTTAAAGATCGCAACAGCAACCATACAAGCACTAATAGATAATAAATAA